The following are from one region of the Bactrocera oleae isolate idBacOlea1 chromosome 6, idBacOlea1, whole genome shotgun sequence genome:
- the LOC106616614 gene encoding ras-interacting protein RIP3 isoform X6, translating to MKIKLIIRESIGTGPSLWVKNVNKITTLQPFEDCLKLQELYLRKNNIQDINEIAYLQNLPVLKYLWLEENPCCDRVGPSYRQTVLRALPNLKKLDNVEVTQEELDEALRAGGSGSGSGGTREEEDVYEDSYAQQQPPSRYEQPSPPQQQQQQQQAQQNHYPPQRQQQQQQQQQQQASQYPHHPSPQQYQQQQRRSSSPMKEPSTQNSPANTEESASEPSKSNEVSKPASPAQEPVAHTPSPKYNSYTNVNRLSYHQYDQRSPGSDQDSPHVGYRERAPIPPSISTQSMKEYYQSDRPSYPAHYRHSQTDLTEWEEHQQHNQFGSTAALQHVGGPRRGDVSDRYAYRNGSARENGGDWEEAERPRPRRPDGRYSDSASTVSTAVLNHYSGYHRRPINRSSNLLSATLCLVKELDYPSLEVVEHAVRCRIDELSAD from the exons atgaaaataaaacttattatCCGAGAATCCATTGGAACGGGTCCGTCTCTTTGGGTTAAAAA TGTCAACAAAATAACCACATTGCAACCATTTGAAGACTGCCTAAAACTTCAGGAATTATATTTGCGTAAAAACAATATACAGGATATTAATGAAATCGCATATTTGCAAAACTTACCGGTGCTCAAGTACTTATGGTTGGAGGAGAATCCTTGCTGTGATCGAGTTGGACCCAG TTATCGCCAAACAGTGCTACGCGCTTTGCCGAATCTCAAGAAGTTGGATAATGTGGAGGTGACGCAAGAGGAGCTCGATGAGGCGTTGCGCGCTGGTGGTAGCGGCAGTGGCAGTGGGGGTACACGCGAGGAAGAAGACGTCTATGAGGATAGCTatgcgcaacaacaaccaccGTCACGTTATGAACAACCATCGCctccacagcaacaacaacaacaacaacaagcgcaacAAAATCACTACCCGCCACaaagacaacaacagcaacagcagcagcaacaacaacaggcgTCACAATATCCACATCATCCGTCACCGCAACagtatcaacaacaacaacgacgtaGTTCCAGTCCAATGAAAGAG CCCTCGACACAAAATAGTCCGGCAAATACTGAGGAAAGCGCCAGCGAGCCAAGCAAAAGCAACGAGGTCTCAAAACCGGCCTCACCCGCACAG GAGCCAGTTGCGCATACACCCTCACCGAAATATAATTCATACACGAACGTGAATCGGTTGTCTTATCATCAATATGAT CAGCGCTCCCCAGGCTCGGACCAGGATAGTCCGCATGTAGGGTATCGGGAACGTGCGCCCATACCGCCTAGCATATCCACACAATCGATGAAG GAATACTATCAGTCTGACCGTCCGTCCTATCCTGCCCATTATCGTCACAGCCAAACCGATCTGACCGAGTGGGAGGAGCATCAGCAGCACAATCAATTTGGTAGCACAGCTGCGCTGCAACATGTGGGTGGTCCACGTCGCGGTGACGTCAGCGACCGTTATGCGTATCGAAATGGCAGCGCGCGCGAAAATGGCGGCGATTGGGAGGAAGCGGAACGGCCGCGACCCAG GCGGCCCGATGGACGCTACAGTGACTCTGCCAGCACCGTCTCAACAGCTGTACTTAATCATTATTCGGGCTATCATAGACGTCCCATAAATCGG AGTTCCAATTTGTTATCAGCAACGCTGTGTCTCGTCAAGGAGCTGGACTACCCGAGTCTGGAGGTGGTGGAGCATGCAGTGCGTTGTCGTATCGATGAGCTCTCCGCCGATTGA
- the LOC106616614 gene encoding ras-interacting protein RIP3 isoform X10: MISALQLRVNKITTLQPFEDCLKLQELYLRKNNIQDINEIAYLQNLPVLKYLWLEENPCCDRVGPSYRQTVLRALPNLKKLDNVEVTQEELDEALRAGGSGSGSGGTREEEDVYEDSYAQQQPPSRYEQPSPPQQQQQQQQAQQNHYPPQRQQQQQQQQQQQASQYPHHPSPQQYQQQQRRSSSPMKEPSTQNSPANTEESASEPSKSNEVSKPASPAQEPVAHTPSPKYNSYTNVNRLSYHQYDQRSPGSDQDSPHVGYRERAPIPPSISTQSMKEYYQSDRPSYPAHYRHSQTDLTEWEEHQQHNQFGSTAALQHVGGPRRGDVSDRYAYRNGSARENGGDWEEAERPRPRRPDGRYSDSASTVSTAVLNHYSGYHRRPINRSSNLLSATLCLVKELDYPSLEVVEHAVRCRIDELSAD, from the exons ATGATATCAGCATTACAATTGCG TGTCAACAAAATAACCACATTGCAACCATTTGAAGACTGCCTAAAACTTCAGGAATTATATTTGCGTAAAAACAATATACAGGATATTAATGAAATCGCATATTTGCAAAACTTACCGGTGCTCAAGTACTTATGGTTGGAGGAGAATCCTTGCTGTGATCGAGTTGGACCCAG TTATCGCCAAACAGTGCTACGCGCTTTGCCGAATCTCAAGAAGTTGGATAATGTGGAGGTGACGCAAGAGGAGCTCGATGAGGCGTTGCGCGCTGGTGGTAGCGGCAGTGGCAGTGGGGGTACACGCGAGGAAGAAGACGTCTATGAGGATAGCTatgcgcaacaacaaccaccGTCACGTTATGAACAACCATCGCctccacagcaacaacaacaacaacaacaagcgcaacAAAATCACTACCCGCCACaaagacaacaacagcaacagcagcagcaacaacaacaggcgTCACAATATCCACATCATCCGTCACCGCAACagtatcaacaacaacaacgacgtaGTTCCAGTCCAATGAAAGAG CCCTCGACACAAAATAGTCCGGCAAATACTGAGGAAAGCGCCAGCGAGCCAAGCAAAAGCAACGAGGTCTCAAAACCGGCCTCACCCGCACAG GAGCCAGTTGCGCATACACCCTCACCGAAATATAATTCATACACGAACGTGAATCGGTTGTCTTATCATCAATATGAT CAGCGCTCCCCAGGCTCGGACCAGGATAGTCCGCATGTAGGGTATCGGGAACGTGCGCCCATACCGCCTAGCATATCCACACAATCGATGAAG GAATACTATCAGTCTGACCGTCCGTCCTATCCTGCCCATTATCGTCACAGCCAAACCGATCTGACCGAGTGGGAGGAGCATCAGCAGCACAATCAATTTGGTAGCACAGCTGCGCTGCAACATGTGGGTGGTCCACGTCGCGGTGACGTCAGCGACCGTTATGCGTATCGAAATGGCAGCGCGCGCGAAAATGGCGGCGATTGGGAGGAAGCGGAACGGCCGCGACCCAG GCGGCCCGATGGACGCTACAGTGACTCTGCCAGCACCGTCTCAACAGCTGTACTTAATCATTATTCGGGCTATCATAGACGTCCCATAAATCGG AGTTCCAATTTGTTATCAGCAACGCTGTGTCTCGTCAAGGAGCTGGACTACCCGAGTCTGGAGGTGGTGGAGCATGCAGTGCGTTGTCGTATCGATGAGCTCTCCGCCGATTGA